One Stigmatopora nigra isolate UIUO_SnigA chromosome 1, RoL_Snig_1.1, whole genome shotgun sequence DNA segment encodes these proteins:
- the LOC144194287 gene encoding rho-related GTP-binding protein RhoA-C-like has protein sequence MAAIRKKLVIVGDGACGKTCLLIVFSKDQFPEVYVPTVFENYVADIEVDGKQVELALWDTAGQEDYDRLRPLSYPDTDVILMCFSVDSPDSLENIPEKWTPEVKHFCPNVPIILVGNKKDLRNDELTRRELAKMKQEPVKSEEGREMANRICAFGYLECSAKTKDGVREVFEMATRAALQAKRRGKRRMCRLL, from the exons ATGGCTGCGATCCGAAAGAAACTAGTGATAGTTGGAGATGGAGCATGCGGCAAGACGTGTCTTCTCATTGTGTTTAGCAAGGATCAGTTCCCTGAGGTGTATGTGCCAACTGTGTTCGAAAACTACGTGGCAGATATTGAAGTGGATGGCAAACAG GTAGAACTGGCTCTTTGGGACACGGCAGGTCAGGAGGACTATGATCGCCTGCGACCTCTCTCTTATCCAGACACCGATGTCATCCTCATGTGCTTCTCTGTTGATAGTCCTGATAGTTTAG AGAACATTCCTGAGAAGTGGACACCTGAGGTTAAGCACTTCTGTCCCAATGTTCCCATTATTTTGGTGGGGAACAAAAAAGACCTGCGCAATGATGAGCTCACACGTCGAGAGTTGGCAAAGATGAAACAG GAACCCGTGAAGTCTGAGGAAGGCAGGGAAATGGCAAACCGAATCTGTGCCTTTGGCTACCTAGAGTGCTCAGCGAAGACCAAGGACGGCGTGAGGGAGGTGTTTGAAATGGCCACCAGGGCAGCACTACAGGCCAAGAGACGAGGGAAAAGACGTATGTGCCGTCTCCTTTAA
- the tpx2 gene encoding targeting protein for Xklp2 isoform X2: MAEVSLADAEKKYDFDAPLHVDFNQLEDDTFDNAWFAQQATEQPQQATPEHPATVGPIRFVKDAGYTAADSKSTCNSGARPKMDTSNQPRRVSKRKIQACSPSQSSKKSKNAKRTSGNVKNEEDQNCTGESLLSSSESIHEKSSKATSAAQGGSVVKSAIRPPSKKKEAINDPYLPVAQHIMQLQKRTPQRFHKLSRQEAAKGPPKGKAQRLRLTRPQSPKFATRLRSRAAVVKSSAQLECEAEEARHKSNFRAQELNKNILERGASVKKPLAKEPTVQQAFNMHIEKRLRQRATVKPKEEPDFTFKANELPTKILESIVGVPERKMKDPTVAHSPAFILSKKARVEVKSGEVKVPSLIKHTPVPQFGTPFQPMLQEKRQTEVCPFSFEQREQEKRKLKDIRERNEEEEVPMFKAKPLPHFETINLPEKKKLEPTKPEPFKLIVDERGAAKNERWEQMIKEDDKKMKDIATFKARPNKVTQKEPFQPKKENRAAVVVESFELATEQRARDREEYYQHLSEQEAIAALMVEQRRREEEEKQKLDIAKLRQQQVHKAQPIRHYKIVEVKKSDAVLTVPKSPNFSVRL; encoded by the exons ATGGCAGAAGTATCCCTTGCTGACGccgaaaaaaaatatgacttcgACGCGCCTTTACATGTCGACTTTAATCAGTTGGAGGACGATACTTTCGACAATGCGTGGTTCG CTCAGCAGGCCACTGAACAACCACAACAGGCAACGCCTGAGCATCCAGCCACTGTGGGCCCAATAAGATTTGTAAAAGATGCAG GTTATACTGCTGCAGACTCCAAATCAACTTGTAACAGTGGTGCCAGACCAAAAATGGACACCAGTAATCAACCACGCAG AGTTTCAAAGCGCAAAATCCAAGCTTGTTCACCTTCTCAGTCAtctaaaaaatccaaaaa TGCTAAGAGGACCAGTGGAAATGTCAAAAATGAAGAAGACCAGAATTGTACTGGAGAATCCCTATTGTCTTCATCAGAGAGCATCCATGAAAAATCTTCTAAAGCA ACAAGTGCGGCACAGGGTGGCAGTGTTGTCAAATCAGCAATACGCCCACCCAGCAAAAAGAAGGAGGCAATCAACGACCCATATCTACCAGTGGCACAGCATATAATGCAGTTACAGAAGCGAACTCCACAACGCTTCCATAAGCTGAGTCGACAGGAAGCAGCCAAAG GACCGCCCAAAGGAAAAGCCCAACGACTGCGGCTCACTCGGCCTCAATCGCCAAAGTTCGCAACAAGATTGAGGAGCAGGGCCGCCGTGGTCAAGAGCAGTGCTCAACTGGAATGTGAAGCAGAAGAAGCACGCCATAA GTCAAATTTCAGGGCCCAGGAgctcaacaaaaacattttggagaGAGGAGCATCTGTGAAGAAGCCTTTGGCAAAGGAGCCCACCGTACAACAAGCTTTTAACATGCACATTGAGAAAAGGCTCCGGCAGAGGGCCACGGTCAAACCCAAAGAGGAGCCAGATTTCACATTCAAAGCCAACGAACTACCGACAAAGATCCTGGAAAGTATTGTG GGAGTGCCGGAGAGGAAAATGAAGGACCCAACTGTGGCACACTCGCCAGCCTTCATCCTCTCcaagaaagcacgtgtggaagTGAAATCTGGAGAA GTGAAAGTTCCTTCATTAATTAAGCATACACCAGTTCCTCAGTTTGGCACGCCATTCCAGCCCATGCTCCAAGAGAAGCGACAAACTGAAGTGTGTCCTTTTTCGTTTGAGCAAAGAGAACAAGAGAAGAGGAAACTTAAGGACATTAGGGAGCGcaacgaggaggaggagg TCCCAATGTTCAAGGCTAAGCCACTCCCACACTTTGAGACCATCAACCTTCCTGAAAAGAAGAAACTGGAGCCCACAAAGCCTGAGCCCTTCAAGCTTATTGTAGACGAACGGGGCGCAGCCAAGAACGAACGTTGGGAGCAAATG ATTAAAGAGgacgataaaaaaatgaaggatatTGCCACATTCAAAGCCCGACCAAATAAAGTCACACAAAAAGAACCTTTCCAGCCGAAAAAGGAGAATCGGGCAGCAGTGG TTGTGGAGTCATTTGAGCTGGCCACCGAGCAGCGTGCGCGAGACCGTGAGGAGTATTATCAGCATCTTAGTGAGCAGGAGGCCATCGCAGCCCTCATGGTGGAGCAACGTCGGcgggaggaggaagaaaaacagaaatTGGATATCGCCAAACTGCGACAGCAACAA GTCCACAAAGCACAACCGATTCGCCATTACAAGATTGTTGAGGTGAAGAAAAGTGACGCTGTGCTTACAGTCCCTAAGTCTCCAAACTTTTCGGTCCGCTTGTAA
- the tpx2 gene encoding targeting protein for Xklp2 isoform X1: MAEVSLADAEKKYDFDAPLHVDFNQLEDDTFDNAWFDRRAIFDDQSQYATPKQLAAVGPKRIIKKAAQQATEQPQQATPEHPATVGPIRFVKDAGYTAADSKSTCNSGARPKMDTSNQPRRVSKRKIQACSPSQSSKKSKNAKRTSGNVKNEEDQNCTGESLLSSSESIHEKSSKATSAAQGGSVVKSAIRPPSKKKEAINDPYLPVAQHIMQLQKRTPQRFHKLSRQEAAKGPPKGKAQRLRLTRPQSPKFATRLRSRAAVVKSSAQLECEAEEARHKSNFRAQELNKNILERGASVKKPLAKEPTVQQAFNMHIEKRLRQRATVKPKEEPDFTFKANELPTKILESIVGVPERKMKDPTVAHSPAFILSKKARVEVKSGEVKVPSLIKHTPVPQFGTPFQPMLQEKRQTEVCPFSFEQREQEKRKLKDIRERNEEEEVPMFKAKPLPHFETINLPEKKKLEPTKPEPFKLIVDERGAAKNERWEQMIKEDDKKMKDIATFKARPNKVTQKEPFQPKKENRAAVVVESFELATEQRARDREEYYQHLSEQEAIAALMVEQRRREEEEKQKLDIAKLRQQQVHKAQPIRHYKIVEVKKSDAVLTVPKSPNFSVRL, encoded by the exons ATGGCAGAAGTATCCCTTGCTGACGccgaaaaaaaatatgacttcgACGCGCCTTTACATGTCGACTTTAATCAGTTGGAGGACGATACTTTCGACAATGCGTGGTTCG ATCGACGAGCTATTTTTGATGATCAATCTCAATACGCAACGCCAAAACAGCTCGCCGCAGTGGGTCCAAAGAGGATTATAAAAAAAGCGG CTCAGCAGGCCACTGAACAACCACAACAGGCAACGCCTGAGCATCCAGCCACTGTGGGCCCAATAAGATTTGTAAAAGATGCAG GTTATACTGCTGCAGACTCCAAATCAACTTGTAACAGTGGTGCCAGACCAAAAATGGACACCAGTAATCAACCACGCAG AGTTTCAAAGCGCAAAATCCAAGCTTGTTCACCTTCTCAGTCAtctaaaaaatccaaaaa TGCTAAGAGGACCAGTGGAAATGTCAAAAATGAAGAAGACCAGAATTGTACTGGAGAATCCCTATTGTCTTCATCAGAGAGCATCCATGAAAAATCTTCTAAAGCA ACAAGTGCGGCACAGGGTGGCAGTGTTGTCAAATCAGCAATACGCCCACCCAGCAAAAAGAAGGAGGCAATCAACGACCCATATCTACCAGTGGCACAGCATATAATGCAGTTACAGAAGCGAACTCCACAACGCTTCCATAAGCTGAGTCGACAGGAAGCAGCCAAAG GACCGCCCAAAGGAAAAGCCCAACGACTGCGGCTCACTCGGCCTCAATCGCCAAAGTTCGCAACAAGATTGAGGAGCAGGGCCGCCGTGGTCAAGAGCAGTGCTCAACTGGAATGTGAAGCAGAAGAAGCACGCCATAA GTCAAATTTCAGGGCCCAGGAgctcaacaaaaacattttggagaGAGGAGCATCTGTGAAGAAGCCTTTGGCAAAGGAGCCCACCGTACAACAAGCTTTTAACATGCACATTGAGAAAAGGCTCCGGCAGAGGGCCACGGTCAAACCCAAAGAGGAGCCAGATTTCACATTCAAAGCCAACGAACTACCGACAAAGATCCTGGAAAGTATTGTG GGAGTGCCGGAGAGGAAAATGAAGGACCCAACTGTGGCACACTCGCCAGCCTTCATCCTCTCcaagaaagcacgtgtggaagTGAAATCTGGAGAA GTGAAAGTTCCTTCATTAATTAAGCATACACCAGTTCCTCAGTTTGGCACGCCATTCCAGCCCATGCTCCAAGAGAAGCGACAAACTGAAGTGTGTCCTTTTTCGTTTGAGCAAAGAGAACAAGAGAAGAGGAAACTTAAGGACATTAGGGAGCGcaacgaggaggaggagg TCCCAATGTTCAAGGCTAAGCCACTCCCACACTTTGAGACCATCAACCTTCCTGAAAAGAAGAAACTGGAGCCCACAAAGCCTGAGCCCTTCAAGCTTATTGTAGACGAACGGGGCGCAGCCAAGAACGAACGTTGGGAGCAAATG ATTAAAGAGgacgataaaaaaatgaaggatatTGCCACATTCAAAGCCCGACCAAATAAAGTCACACAAAAAGAACCTTTCCAGCCGAAAAAGGAGAATCGGGCAGCAGTGG TTGTGGAGTCATTTGAGCTGGCCACCGAGCAGCGTGCGCGAGACCGTGAGGAGTATTATCAGCATCTTAGTGAGCAGGAGGCCATCGCAGCCCTCATGGTGGAGCAACGTCGGcgggaggaggaagaaaaacagaaatTGGATATCGCCAAACTGCGACAGCAACAA GTCCACAAAGCACAACCGATTCGCCATTACAAGATTGTTGAGGTGAAGAAAAGTGACGCTGTGCTTACAGTCCCTAAGTCTCCAAACTTTTCGGTCCGCTTGTAA